Proteins encoded within one genomic window of Bacteroides sedimenti:
- the lpxA gene encoding acyl-ACP--UDP-N-acetylglucosamine O-acyltransferase: protein MNTISPLAFVSPEAKIGEGVTIHPFAYIDKNVVIGNNCTIMPYASILNGTRMGDGNQVYQNSVLGATPQDFSYHGGDTILEIGNNNVFRENVLIARSSIKDGKTIIGNDNFIMEGVHICHDCKIDNFCVIGINSIIAGNCIIDSHVIFSSQVSMFQDTHVGCWSMIQGGCRFKKDIPPYIITTTNPTRYYGVNVKLLNHYNVSEEVIGHIAHAYELIFHARVSTTDALHRVEEEVPMSEEIENIINFIRESKKGIIS, encoded by the coding sequence ATGAACACAATCAGCCCATTGGCTTTTGTCAGCCCCGAAGCAAAGATTGGCGAAGGGGTAACGATACATCCATTTGCCTATATAGATAAAAATGTAGTGATTGGGAACAACTGCACCATTATGCCATACGCAAGTATTTTAAACGGTACCCGTATGGGCGATGGCAATCAGGTTTACCAGAATTCAGTTCTGGGAGCAACCCCGCAGGATTTTTCTTACCATGGCGGTGATACCATTCTGGAAATTGGCAACAACAACGTTTTTCGTGAAAACGTATTGATAGCCCGTTCTTCTATTAAAGATGGGAAAACCATCATAGGCAATGACAATTTTATTATGGAAGGAGTTCATATATGCCATGATTGCAAGATAGATAATTTCTGTGTGATTGGCATCAACTCAATTATTGCTGGAAACTGCATCATTGATTCGCATGTGATATTCAGTTCACAGGTCAGCATGTTTCAGGATACCCATGTAGGTTGCTGGAGTATGATACAGGGAGGCTGCCGCTTTAAGAAAGACATTCCTCCTTATATTATCACAACTACTAATCCGACCCGTTATTACGGTGTAAATGTTAAGTTGCTGAATCACTATAATGTTTCTGAAGAAGTAATCGGTCATATCGCCCATGCGTATGAATTGATTTTTCACGCGAGAGTAAGCACCACAGATGCCTTACACAGGGTTGAAGAAGAGGTTCCGATGAGCGAGGAAATTGAAAACATCATCAATTTCATCAGAGAATCTAAAAAAGGAATTATTTCCTGA
- a CDS encoding aldose epimerase family protein: MINTTNTQENLSGLKREDFKKTIDGKSTDLFILKNKNGMEIAVTNYGAATLAIMVPDKNGNYANVILGHDSIENVIKSPEPFLSTTIGRYGNRIAKGKFTLLGKEYSLAINNGPNSLHGGPTGFHTAVWDAEQTDEQTVEFKHTSQDGEEGFPGKLTVNMTYSLTDNNEFTITYKATTDKTTIVNLTNHGFFNLAGIANPTPTVLNNILTINADYFIPIDEVSIPFGEIIKVAGTPFDFRTPHVVGERIDDKDQQTVNGTGYDHCFVLNKKEPGELSFAAKCVEPLSGRSMEVYTTEPGVQLYTGNWLNGFSGAHGTTFPARSAICFEAQHFPDTPNKPHFPSVVLNPGEEYNQTTIYKFGIEK, from the coding sequence ATGATTAACACCACAAATACTCAGGAAAACCTATCAGGCCTTAAGCGTGAAGACTTTAAAAAGACAATAGATGGTAAATCAACTGATTTATTCATTCTTAAAAACAAAAATGGCATGGAAATAGCTGTAACCAACTACGGTGCGGCCACACTTGCTATTATGGTACCGGACAAAAACGGAAACTATGCAAATGTAATTTTAGGTCACGATAGCATTGAGAACGTTATCAAAAGTCCCGAACCTTTCCTTAGTACAACGATCGGCCGTTATGGCAACAGAATAGCAAAAGGAAAATTCACCTTGCTGGGTAAAGAGTATTCATTAGCCATCAACAATGGACCCAACTCATTACATGGTGGTCCTACAGGATTCCATACAGCTGTGTGGGATGCAGAACAGACAGACGAGCAGACTGTAGAATTCAAACATACCTCTCAAGATGGTGAAGAAGGATTTCCTGGTAAGTTGACTGTAAATATGACTTATTCATTAACGGACAACAACGAATTTACAATAACTTACAAAGCCACCACAGATAAAACAACGATAGTTAACCTGACCAATCATGGTTTCTTTAATCTGGCAGGTATTGCTAATCCTACTCCAACTGTTCTGAATAATATTCTTACTATCAACGCAGATTATTTCATCCCGATTGACGAAGTAAGCATCCCATTCGGTGAAATTATTAAGGTAGCCGGAACTCCATTTGATTTCAGAACACCTCATGTAGTAGGAGAACGAATTGATGATAAAGACCAACAAACAGTTAATGGTACTGGTTATGACCACTGTTTTGTACTAAATAAAAAAGAACCGGGAGAACTTAGCTTTGCAGCTAAATGTGTTGAACCCCTTAGCGGACGTTCAATGGAAGTATATACTACAGAACCTGGAGTACAACTATATACAGGCAACTGGCTGAACGGATTCAGCGGTGCACATGGCACCACTTTCCCGGCCAGAAGTGCTATATGCTTTGAAGCACAACACTTCCCCGACACTCCTAACAAACCTCATTTTCCATCAGTAGTACTTAATCCGGGTGAAGAGTACAATCAGACTACAATTTACAAATTTGGAATAGAAAAATAA
- a CDS encoding DNA polymerase III subunit gamma/tau, with protein MENYIVSARKYRPSTFESVVGQKSLTTTLKNAIASQKLAHAYLFCGPRGVGKTTCARIFAKTINCLNLTNEGEACNECESCLAFNEQRSYNIHELDAASNNSVDDIRLLIEQVRIPPQIGRYKVYIIDEVHMLSTAAFNAFLKTLEEPPKHAIFILATTEKHKLLPTILSRCQIYDFSRISVQDTVEHLTYVAQKEGINAEPDALNVIAQKADGGLRDALSIFDQVVSFTAGNVQYKSVIENLNVLDYEYYFRLTDRLIENKVADSLLIFNDILNKGFEGGHFITGLSSHFRDLLVSRDEQTLQLLEVGASIRERYREQATKCTPKFLYKAMKLANECDLNYRVSKNKRFLVELTLIQIAQITSEPEDESHGRGPKQAIKPIFNQSDNGQPQQETTIQATDKSQTASNLQPARNIAQTATISIGHKSPIPQKKEEKKIPVMKAGSLGVSIKNPYRNVQDEQPKVAEQNPTLNRAIEEDYNINDRDLNHYWQEFANALPIEQRGIMMRMKNSPAKLISDTAFEMVVDNEIVAKDMTAMIPEIQNYLRRQLHNSKITMNVRVSEPQEIVRAYGRVERFQMMAQKNPELLKLKETFGLELN; from the coding sequence ATGGAAAATTATATCGTATCGGCCCGAAAATATCGTCCATCAACTTTTGAATCTGTTGTTGGTCAAAAGTCCTTAACCACCACACTGAAGAATGCAATAGCCTCTCAAAAACTTGCGCATGCCTATCTTTTTTGTGGTCCAAGAGGAGTTGGCAAGACTACCTGTGCACGAATTTTTGCTAAAACCATAAACTGTCTGAATCTGACAAACGAAGGTGAAGCTTGCAATGAGTGCGAATCGTGCCTTGCCTTCAATGAACAGCGTTCGTATAATATCCATGAACTTGATGCAGCTTCAAACAATAGTGTAGACGATATACGTTTGCTTATAGAACAGGTACGCATTCCGCCACAAATAGGCAGATACAAAGTTTATATCATCGATGAGGTTCACATGCTTTCAACCGCGGCATTCAATGCCTTCCTGAAAACATTGGAGGAACCCCCAAAACATGCAATTTTTATTCTTGCAACAACAGAAAAACATAAGTTACTGCCTACAATTCTTTCCAGGTGTCAGATATACGATTTTAGCAGAATCAGCGTACAAGACACAGTAGAGCACCTTACCTACGTAGCTCAAAAAGAAGGTATAAATGCCGAACCAGATGCTTTAAACGTAATTGCTCAAAAAGCGGATGGAGGTCTGCGTGACGCACTATCCATCTTCGACCAGGTAGTAAGCTTTACAGCAGGAAATGTACAATACAAAAGTGTTATTGAAAATCTGAACGTTCTTGATTACGAATACTACTTCCGACTAACAGACAGGCTGATTGAAAACAAGGTGGCAGATTCACTGCTTATTTTCAACGACATCTTAAACAAAGGCTTTGAGGGAGGTCATTTCATTACAGGGCTATCCTCTCATTTCCGCGATCTATTGGTCAGCAGAGATGAACAAACCCTTCAGCTTCTTGAGGTTGGTGCCAGCATTCGTGAAAGATACAGAGAACAGGCTACAAAATGCACTCCAAAATTCTTATACAAGGCAATGAAGCTTGCCAACGAGTGCGATTTGAACTACAGAGTTAGTAAAAACAAGCGTTTTCTGGTGGAACTCACCTTAATTCAAATAGCACAGATAACATCGGAACCTGAAGATGAAAGCCATGGGCGTGGCCCTAAACAAGCTATAAAACCCATATTCAATCAGTCCGATAACGGACAGCCTCAACAAGAGACAACGATTCAGGCTACAGACAAAAGTCAGACTGCCTCAAATTTGCAACCTGCAAGGAACATTGCTCAAACAGCAACAATCTCTATAGGTCATAAATCTCCTATTCCTCAGAAAAAAGAGGAAAAGAAGATTCCGGTTATGAAGGCCGGAAGTCTAGGTGTATCTATAAAAAATCCATACCGGAATGTTCAGGATGAGCAGCCAAAGGTTGCCGAACAAAACCCTACACTGAACAGGGCTATCGAGGAAGATTATAACATCAATGACAGAGACCTGAACCACTACTGGCAAGAATTTGCTAATGCGCTTCCTATTGAACAAAGAGGAATTATGATGCGAATGAAAAATTCTCCAGCAAAACTAATATCAGACACTGCTTTCGAGATGGTGGTAGATAATGAAATTGTTGCTAAAGACATGACAGCAATGATTCCCGAAATCCAGAATTACTTGCGCAGACAGTTGCACAACAGTAAAATTACAATGAATGTAAGGGTCAGCGAACCGCAGGAAATTGTCCGGGCATACGGAAGAGTAGAGCGTTTTCAGATGATGGCTCAGAAAAACCCCGAACTACTAAAATTAAAAGAGACCTTTGGGTTAGAACTTAACTAA
- the queF gene encoding preQ(1) synthase translates to MAELKEQLSLLGGKTEYKNDYAPEVLEAFDNKHPGNDYWVQFNCPEFTSLCPITGQPDFAEIRITYIPDVKMVESKSLKLYLFSFRNHGAFHEDCVNIIMKDLIKLMDPKYIEVTGIFTPRGGISIYPYCNYGRPGSKYEEMANYRLMNRK, encoded by the coding sequence ATGGCAGAACTAAAAGAACAGCTCTCATTATTGGGGGGTAAAACGGAATATAAAAATGATTATGCTCCTGAAGTTTTAGAGGCTTTTGACAATAAACATCCGGGAAACGATTATTGGGTGCAATTTAATTGTCCCGAGTTTACAAGCCTTTGCCCAATTACCGGCCAGCCTGATTTTGCGGAAATACGCATTACATATATTCCCGATGTGAAAATGGTTGAGAGTAAAAGTCTGAAACTGTATCTCTTCAGCTTTCGTAACCATGGAGCTTTCCACGAAGATTGTGTGAATATTATCATGAAAGACCTTATTAAACTGATGGATCCTAAATACATTGAAGTAACCGGAATATTTACTCCACGTGGGGGGATTTCTATTTATCCTTACTGTAATTACGGTCGTCCGGGAAGCAAATACGAAGAAATGGCCAATTATAGGCTGATGAACAGAAAATAA
- a CDS encoding queuosine precursor transporter yields the protein MKNKVSVSFMLMGILFSMCLVLSNILAVKQFEILGFPSTAGLIIFPISYVINDCITEVWGFRKARLIIWIAFAINFLAILLFQVSVALPPAAHWGMQNSYASVLAQTPRIALASLLAFLVGSFLNAFVMSKMKILHKGKKFGQRAVASTIVGELADTFVFTTIGFLFVIPLNVVIQIIVVETVAKTLFEILVLPVTRRVVDFVKQTEETDVYDTDISYSVIKINEI from the coding sequence ATGAAGAATAAAGTTTCTGTATCATTTATGCTTATGGGCATACTATTCAGTATGTGTCTTGTATTATCGAACATTCTGGCTGTTAAACAGTTTGAGATTTTGGGTTTCCCCTCTACCGCCGGATTGATAATTTTTCCCATTTCGTACGTAATTAACGACTGCATCACTGAAGTTTGGGGCTTTCGCAAAGCCAGGCTTATAATCTGGATTGCATTTGCCATTAACTTTCTGGCAATATTGCTGTTTCAAGTATCGGTCGCTCTTCCGCCTGCTGCCCATTGGGGTATGCAAAATTCTTATGCTTCAGTACTTGCTCAAACACCTCGTATTGCATTAGCCAGCCTATTGGCTTTTCTAGTAGGATCTTTCCTGAATGCGTTTGTAATGAGTAAAATGAAAATCTTACATAAGGGCAAGAAGTTTGGTCAAAGAGCTGTTGCTTCAACCATTGTAGGTGAGCTTGCCGATACTTTTGTTTTTACTACTATCGGCTTTTTATTTGTGATACCATTGAATGTTGTGATACAGATTATCGTAGTGGAAACAGTTGCTAAAACATTGTTTGAGATACTAGTTCTTCCGGTTACACGTAGGGTGGTAGACTTTGTGAAACAGACTGAAGAAACGGATGTTTATGATACCGACATTTCTTACAGCGTAATTAAAATAAATGAAATTTGA
- a CDS encoding FtsB family cell division protein, with protein MIKLLTIWNFIRRHKYWITVFVFLAIIGFLDENSMVRRVSNIRKINKLHEGIKEYQSEYDENTRRLNELTTNPRSIEKVAREKYLMKKSNEDIYVIEEENTETTENETQK; from the coding sequence ATGATTAAACTTCTTACTATTTGGAATTTTATCAGAAGACATAAATACTGGATTACGGTATTTGTTTTTCTTGCAATCATCGGTTTTCTTGACGAAAACAGTATGGTGCGGCGTGTTTCTAATATCCGGAAGATTAATAAACTTCACGAAGGCATTAAAGAGTATCAATCTGAATACGATGAGAATACTAGGCGCCTGAACGAATTAACCACCAATCCTCGTTCAATAGAAAAAGTGGCTCGTGAGAAGTACCTCATGAAAAAATCGAATGAGGACATTTATGTTATCGAGGAAGAAAACACAGAAACTACAGAAAACGAAACTCAGAAATGA
- the queC gene encoding 7-cyano-7-deazaguanine synthase QueC has product MRNNESAVVLFSGGQDSTTCLYWAKREFKKVYALCFKYGQKHQLEVDVARAIAEKADVEFRLIDASFISSLGSSSLTNNSIEMDEEKPSDSFPNTFVPGRNLFFISIAAVFAREKGVRNLVTGVSQTDFSGYPDCRDSFIKSLNVTLNLAMEEQFLIHTPLMWIDKTDTWALADELEVFDVIRNETLTCYNGILADGCGHCPACKLRNKGLQEYLNRRK; this is encoded by the coding sequence ATGAGAAATAATGAATCGGCTGTAGTCTTGTTTAGCGGAGGACAAGATTCCACAACCTGTCTATATTGGGCTAAAAGAGAATTTAAGAAAGTATACGCCCTGTGTTTTAAATATGGTCAGAAACACCAGCTAGAAGTCGATGTTGCAAGGGCTATTGCAGAGAAAGCAGACGTAGAATTTCGTCTGATTGATGCTTCTTTTATCAGTAGTTTAGGCAGTAGCTCGCTGACCAATAATTCCATTGAGATGGATGAAGAGAAACCTTCCGATTCATTTCCGAATACATTTGTGCCAGGTAGAAATCTGTTTTTTATAAGTATAGCAGCTGTTTTTGCACGAGAAAAAGGAGTACGTAACTTAGTGACAGGTGTATCTCAAACCGACTTCAGCGGTTATCCTGATTGTCGCGACTCATTTATTAAATCGCTCAATGTAACCCTTAATTTGGCAATGGAAGAGCAATTCCTGATTCATACACCACTTATGTGGATTGATAAAACAGACACCTGGGCTTTGGCGGATGAACTGGAAGTGTTCGATGTGATACGAAATGAGACGTTGACCTGTTATAATGGAATACTTGCCGATGGTTGTGGCCATTGCCCTGCATGCAAACTAAGAAATAAGGGTTTACAAGAATATTTGAATAGAAGAAAATAA
- a CDS encoding OmpP1/FadL family transporter, which translates to MRKTFQLFVLLITVSVPTFAGGLLTNTNQHIAFLRNVARGASTEIDAVYSNPAGVAFMSDGLHLSLNGQSAFQTRTITSTFAPFAGNGGSKMKEFKGEATAPFVPSFQAAYKNNNWTFSGSFAITGGGGKATFNEGLPSFESQVAMIPVLLSNSVIAGSKPFAGTTSYAVNSYMEGRQYIFGLQLGATYKISDNLAVFGGGRMNYVSNAYYGYLKNIRANLAGGEMMNLNQYFTSAANQYTTAASQYTAAAAAATAAGNTELASQYTAAASMATNAAATAAGVAIKTADKELDCTQSGWGITPIIGLDYKLDKFNFGVKYEFKTNLNVENKTKINTTGVAAYDHGINTPNDIPSLLTVGAQYSILPSLRTSIGWNHYFDKDAEMANQKQRYLSGDSNELLAGVEWDITDRVLVSGGYQRTMYGLEDNYMSDMSFTTNSYSIGMGAAFKLNKSLKLNVAYFFSKYDGYTKESANYNGTTLPGTDVFGRTNKVFGVGVDYSF; encoded by the coding sequence ATGAGAAAAACATTTCAGCTTTTTGTTTTATTAATAACAGTTTCAGTCCCAACATTTGCGGGCGGACTTTTAACTAATACAAATCAGCATATTGCTTTTTTGCGTAATGTAGCTCGTGGTGCTTCGACTGAAATTGATGCAGTTTATTCAAATCCGGCCGGAGTAGCTTTCATGAGTGATGGATTACATCTTTCATTGAACGGACAGAGTGCTTTCCAGACCAGAACTATAACTTCAACATTCGCACCATTCGCTGGGAATGGTGGAAGTAAAATGAAAGAATTTAAAGGTGAAGCAACAGCTCCGTTTGTTCCAAGTTTTCAGGCTGCTTATAAGAATAATAATTGGACCTTTTCGGGTAGTTTCGCTATAACCGGAGGGGGTGGAAAGGCTACCTTTAATGAAGGTCTACCATCTTTCGAATCTCAGGTGGCAATGATTCCGGTGCTACTTTCAAATTCAGTAATTGCTGGAAGTAAACCATTTGCAGGTACAACCAGCTATGCTGTAAATAGTTACATGGAGGGTCGTCAATATATTTTTGGTCTACAATTGGGTGCGACTTATAAAATATCTGATAACTTGGCAGTTTTTGGTGGAGGAAGAATGAATTACGTCAGCAATGCCTATTATGGATATTTGAAAAACATCAGAGCTAATCTTGCCGGAGGTGAAATGATGAATCTGAATCAATATTTTACATCAGCAGCCAATCAATACACGACTGCTGCTTCTCAGTATACAGCAGCAGCTGCTGCAGCTACTGCTGCTGGAAATACAGAATTAGCAAGTCAATATACGGCTGCAGCTTCTATGGCTACCAATGCTGCTGCAACAGCCGCAGGTGTTGCCATTAAAACTGCTGATAAAGAACTGGATTGCACTCAGAGCGGGTGGGGAATTACTCCGATTATCGGTCTTGATTATAAGTTGGATAAATTTAACTTTGGTGTGAAATACGAATTTAAAACCAACCTGAATGTCGAAAATAAAACAAAAATCAACACAACCGGAGTTGCGGCTTATGATCATGGAATTAATACTCCAAATGATATTCCAAGCTTGTTGACTGTTGGTGCACAATACTCAATTCTTCCTTCATTACGCACCTCAATCGGATGGAATCATTACTTTGATAAGGATGCGGAGATGGCAAATCAGAAACAAAGATATTTGAGTGGAGACAGTAATGAGTTACTGGCTGGTGTTGAATGGGATATCACCGACAGAGTGCTAGTTAGTGGTGGTTACCAACGTACAATGTATGGTCTGGAAGATAATTATATGTCTGACATGAGTTTTACTACAAACTCTTACTCAATTGGTATGGGAGCCGCTTTTAAACTAAACAAGAGCCTGAAGCTGAATGTAGCATATTTCTTTTCTAAATACGATGGATATACAAAAGAATCGGCTAACTATAATGGAACCACTTTGCCAGGGACTGATGTTTTTGGTCGTACAAACAAGGTGTTTGGTGTTGGTGTAGATTATTCTTTCTGA